In one Spirosoma rigui genomic region, the following are encoded:
- a CDS encoding DUF6600 domain-containing protein — MKTIAKLRILVVGLAVSLTGATALKAQVGYGQPGYNQPGYNQPGPGYGQPGYGQPGYNQPDYDQSYGYDPQYSGQGPMQDFYTELAPYGQWVQTPEYGAVWIPGVDPGFQPYATNGHWVVTEYGNTWVSDYAWGWAPFHYGRWFQDRYRRWAWVPGNDWGPAWVSWRSGGGYYGWAPLGPGININVNVNIPANYWVFVPQIYITSPRLFSYYVPRPRVVNIYQNTTIINNVYRVNNRAYAYGPRREEIEYVTRRSVPVYRIENSGRPGRSVVQNNSVGIYRPEMNRNSRGSGGDVYNDRRDYSRRDYAPNGGGYNPNTRPTPAPGNADPRGTNDSRWNNDQRYQQREPSVPNNPGRSRFERESQSQTQAIPPAPQPGQSFPQAPSGRQEPVQRGGVQEWGNRRESRESVIQRGAEQPAGNGQAREQRQGGFEQRGQAQPQGQAPAPQVGPAPERRGGSRGPR, encoded by the coding sequence ATGAAAACGATAGCAAAACTCCGGATACTAGTGGTCGGCCTGGCAGTGAGCCTGACTGGCGCAACCGCGCTCAAGGCGCAGGTGGGGTACGGCCAACCCGGCTACAACCAGCCCGGCTACAATCAGCCGGGGCCTGGGTATGGCCAGCCGGGATATGGGCAACCGGGCTACAATCAGCCCGATTATGACCAGTCCTACGGTTACGATCCGCAATACAGTGGTCAGGGACCCATGCAGGACTTCTATACTGAACTGGCGCCCTATGGCCAGTGGGTTCAGACGCCTGAGTACGGAGCCGTCTGGATTCCAGGCGTAGATCCCGGTTTTCAGCCCTATGCCACGAACGGCCACTGGGTTGTAACGGAATATGGCAACACGTGGGTATCGGATTATGCCTGGGGATGGGCGCCGTTCCACTATGGCCGCTGGTTTCAGGACCGCTATCGCCGGTGGGCCTGGGTACCGGGCAACGACTGGGGACCAGCCTGGGTGTCGTGGCGTTCGGGGGGCGGCTATTATGGCTGGGCACCACTGGGCCCCGGCATCAATATCAACGTGAACGTCAATATTCCGGCTAACTACTGGGTGTTCGTGCCGCAAATATACATCACCAGTCCGCGCCTGTTCAGCTACTACGTACCCCGGCCACGGGTGGTAAATATCTACCAGAATACGACGATTATCAACAACGTATACCGGGTCAACAATCGGGCCTATGCTTATGGGCCGCGCCGGGAAGAGATCGAGTACGTAACCCGCCGGAGTGTGCCGGTTTATCGGATTGAGAATTCGGGTCGACCGGGCCGGTCCGTGGTTCAGAACAACTCGGTTGGCATCTACCGCCCCGAGATGAACCGCAACAGCCGGGGCAGCGGTGGCGACGTCTACAACGATCGACGCGACTACTCACGCCGGGACTATGCACCCAATGGGGGAGGGTACAACCCGAACACGCGGCCTACGCCGGCACCGGGTAACGCTGATCCCCGCGGAACGAACGATTCGCGCTGGAACAACGATCAGCGGTACCAGCAGCGGGAGCCATCGGTGCCCAACAACCCGGGGCGTTCCCGCTTTGAGCGTGAATCGCAGTCACAAACGCAGGCTATCCCACCGGCTCCGCAGCCAGGCCAAAGCTTTCCGCAGGCCCCGTCGGGCCGTCAGGAGCCGGTTCAGCGAGGAGGTGTCCAGGAATGGGGTAACCGCCGGGAGTCCCGGGAGTCGGTCATCCAGCGCGGTGCCGAGCAGCCCGCCGGCAACGGCCAGGCCCGCGAACAGCGGCAGGGTGGCTTTGAGCAACGCGGTCAGGCGCAGCCCCAAGGACAGGCTCCGGCCCCTCAGGTGGGACCAGCGCCCGAACGGCGGGGTGGCTCACGCGGTCCACGCTAA
- a CDS encoding amidohydrolase family protein has product MRNLFLSLLIVLTSSALAQDLVSNSQRDIVFRGVNVIPMDRERVIENQTVVVRNGRITAMGNARSVAVGKDALVIDATGKYLTPGWAEIHAHVPPIDDIEPMKEVLALYLANGITTIRGMLGHPRHLELRSKINSGAILGPHFYATGPSFNGQTVKTAERGADMVREQKAAGYDYLKLHPGLTKETFPAIARTAQEVGIGYVGHVSFNVGVWRAIDAHYSTIDHLDGFIEAITPGSDTLAEPETGLFGSWIAYRADASRIPKLVTALRDNNIRVVPTQALAERWLSPLPADAFTSAPEMKYVKAKDMENWTSAKRTYMDNPNFSKEHAEKLVQIRRKLIYACQKNGVELLLGSDAPQIFNVPGFSIHHEMKYLVDAGLTPYETLRTGTVNVASYLNKVDSGTIKTGNVSDLVLLAGNPLQDIGQTRNIEGVMIGTNWLSKTYIQQSLKKLEKQ; this is encoded by the coding sequence ATGCGAAATCTGTTTCTTAGTCTGCTCATCGTGCTCACCTCGTCGGCTTTGGCCCAGGACCTGGTCAGCAACAGCCAGCGCGATATCGTTTTCCGGGGCGTCAACGTAATTCCCATGGACCGGGAGCGCGTTATTGAAAATCAAACGGTTGTTGTTCGCAACGGGCGGATTACGGCTATGGGTAACGCCCGTAGTGTAGCGGTCGGGAAGGATGCCCTGGTGATCGATGCGACCGGGAAGTACCTGACGCCGGGCTGGGCCGAAATCCACGCCCACGTACCACCCATTGACGATATCGAACCGATGAAAGAGGTGCTGGCGCTGTACCTGGCCAACGGAATTACAACCATTCGCGGGATGCTCGGCCACCCCAGGCACCTGGAACTACGTAGTAAAATCAACAGCGGTGCCATTCTGGGCCCGCACTTCTACGCCACGGGACCATCGTTCAACGGGCAGACCGTGAAAACGGCCGAGCGGGGCGCCGATATGGTGCGCGAGCAGAAAGCGGCTGGGTATGACTACCTCAAACTGCACCCCGGCCTGACCAAAGAAACCTTTCCGGCCATTGCCCGCACGGCGCAGGAAGTGGGTATTGGCTACGTAGGGCACGTATCGTTCAACGTGGGCGTCTGGCGCGCTATCGATGCGCACTACTCGACTATCGATCACCTGGACGGGTTTATTGAAGCCATTACGCCGGGCAGCGATACTCTGGCCGAACCCGAGACGGGGTTGTTTGGCTCCTGGATTGCCTACCGGGCCGACGCTTCCCGCATCCCGAAACTGGTGACGGCCCTGCGGGACAATAACATCCGGGTTGTGCCCACCCAGGCACTGGCCGAGCGCTGGCTGTCGCCCCTGCCCGCCGACGCCTTTACCAGTGCGCCCGAGATGAAATACGTGAAAGCGAAGGATATGGAAAACTGGACCAGTGCCAAACGCACGTACATGGACAACCCGAACTTCTCGAAAGAACATGCCGAAAAACTGGTGCAGATCCGGCGGAAGCTAATCTACGCGTGCCAGAAGAATGGTGTCGAACTTCTGCTGGGCTCCGATGCGCCCCAGATTTTCAACGTGCCCGGTTTTTCCATTCACCACGAAATGAAGTACTTGGTCGACGCGGGCCTAACGCCGTACGAAACCCTCCGGACGGGTACCGTCAACGTAGCATCCTACCTCAATAAAGTCGACTCGGGTACGATCAAAACAGGGAATGTATCGGATCTGGTGTTGCTGGCGGGTAATCCGCTTCAGGACATTGGCCAGACCCGCAACATTGAAGGCGTGATGATAGGAACGAACTGGCTTTCCAAGACCTATATCCAGCAGTCGCTCAAGAAACTGGAGAAGCAATGA
- a CDS encoding serine hydrolase domain-containing protein: MNLNRRFFLKQLGFGAVGLTVATSVGAEAVWGSPTRSFKLPRSLPETQGVASGGVLNFVNAVEKANLNLHSLMVVRHGQVVAEGWWAPYAPQLKHTLYSLSKSFTSTAVGMAVAEGKLTVEDKVISFFKADLPATVSENLAAMRVKDLLTMTTGHDKEPTPDMRVNGNKNWIKVFLAHPVDHKPGTHFVYNSGATYTLSAIVQKLTGQPVLAYLKPRLFDPLGIEGADWEVDPNGIDTGGWGLRVRTEDIAKFGQLYLQKGMWNGKRLLPEGWIADATRKQVQSAGGKRKAEENDWLQGYGYQFWRCRHDAYRGDGALGQYCIVLPNEDAVVAITSETSDMQAILDEVWNNILPALQGKGLTAGKTASASLNQKLKGLALAPPMITTASTVWTKISGQTYALADNSLKATNATLTFGKDGCIFKLQDDKGAHQVNCGINRWVESETTFSTLPLKLVATPVPGETKTRVAGSGGWQDANTFVMTLRFIETAHSDTITCTFGDDTVTVDFASSLSKINKTKDPRPELHGKVQAGGVGMKG, encoded by the coding sequence ATGAACCTCAATCGCCGTTTCTTTCTCAAACAACTGGGCTTTGGTGCCGTTGGTCTTACCGTTGCTACGTCCGTTGGGGCGGAGGCTGTCTGGGGTTCACCAACCCGTTCGTTTAAGCTACCCCGCAGCCTGCCCGAGACACAGGGCGTTGCATCCGGCGGTGTGCTGAACTTCGTTAACGCGGTCGAAAAAGCCAACCTGAACCTTCATAGCCTGATGGTGGTCCGGCACGGTCAGGTCGTTGCCGAAGGCTGGTGGGCGCCCTACGCACCCCAGTTGAAGCATACGCTCTATTCGCTCAGCAAGAGCTTTACGTCCACCGCCGTCGGCATGGCCGTAGCAGAGGGTAAGCTGACGGTTGAGGATAAAGTCATTTCGTTCTTCAAAGCCGACCTGCCGGCTACCGTCAGCGAAAATCTGGCCGCCATGCGGGTCAAGGATTTGCTGACCATGACAACCGGTCATGACAAAGAGCCAACGCCCGACATGCGGGTCAATGGCAACAAAAACTGGATCAAGGTATTCCTCGCTCATCCCGTCGACCATAAGCCGGGAACGCATTTCGTTTACAACAGTGGCGCAACCTACACGCTGTCGGCCATTGTGCAGAAACTCACCGGCCAGCCGGTACTGGCTTACCTGAAACCGCGTCTGTTCGATCCGCTGGGAATTGAGGGAGCCGATTGGGAAGTTGACCCGAACGGTATCGACACGGGTGGGTGGGGCCTGCGCGTGCGGACTGAAGATATTGCCAAATTTGGGCAGCTCTACCTCCAGAAAGGGATGTGGAACGGCAAACGACTCCTGCCCGAAGGCTGGATTGCCGATGCCACGCGCAAACAGGTGCAGTCGGCGGGCGGCAAACGCAAAGCCGAAGAGAACGACTGGCTGCAGGGATACGGTTACCAGTTCTGGCGCTGCCGCCACGACGCCTACCGGGGCGATGGTGCGCTGGGGCAGTACTGCATCGTGCTCCCCAACGAAGACGCGGTTGTCGCCATCACGTCCGAAACGTCGGATATGCAGGCTATTCTGGACGAGGTCTGGAACAATATCTTACCCGCCCTGCAGGGAAAGGGCTTAACCGCTGGCAAAACGGCATCGGCATCGTTGAACCAAAAGCTGAAAGGACTGGCGCTGGCCCCGCCCATGATAACGACGGCATCAACCGTATGGACCAAAATAAGCGGGCAGACCTACGCTCTGGCCGACAACTCTCTGAAAGCAACGAATGCCACACTGACGTTTGGTAAGGATGGCTGTATTTTCAAGCTACAGGATGACAAGGGGGCGCATCAGGTAAACTGTGGTATAAACCGCTGGGTCGAAAGCGAAACGACGTTCTCGACGCTGCCGCTGAAACTGGTAGCGACACCCGTACCCGGCGAAACCAAAACGCGCGTGGCGGGGAGCGGTGGCTGGCAGGATGCCAACACGTTTGTGATGACTCTGCGGTTCATTGAAACGGCCCACTCCGATACCATCACCTGCACATTCGGGGACGACACGGTTACCGTCGATTTTGCCAGCAGCCTTTCCAAAATAAACAAAACCAAAGACCCCCGCCCCGAACTACACGGCAAGGTGCAGGCGGGTGGAGTTGGTATGAAGGGGTAG
- a CDS encoding Gfo/Idh/MocA family protein, which produces MKNNEQGSAEGTDNVRSGASRRSFLKTLGVAAATVPTALVETNAAGVATPQYLNLVKSHASTSANGKVRLALIGTGGMGIGDTQTALMIDGVEMVAACDLYDGRLRRAKELWGDGLTVTKDYRELLERKDIDAVINATTDHWHEKISSDAMRKGKHVYCEKPMVQKVEDGHTLIKVSAETGKVFQVGSQFASSIIIAKAKELLKAGDIGELVFAEAQYDRHSAMGAWQYSIPPDASPQTVDWDTYLGSAPKRPWDPLRFFRWRNYQDYGTGIAGDLYVHLLTSLHTITGSKGPNRVYSSGGTRYWKDGRDVPDIQLSIYDYPKTAEHPEFNLTTRSNFVDGGGGAYLVRLVGTEGDLSIGWDSLTVRKNKFPKAPGMSVDNFPKDQKELYIAQYNKLYPPTSEMEGPKEFKYTVPKDYKGDRYEHFVNFFSSVRDNKPNIEDATFGLRACGPTQCGNMSLAQKKVMTWDPIKMKIGSAT; this is translated from the coding sequence ATGAAAAACAATGAACAGGGCTCTGCTGAAGGGACCGACAACGTACGTAGCGGGGCCAGCCGACGGTCGTTTCTGAAAACCCTCGGCGTAGCAGCTGCTACCGTACCAACCGCGCTCGTAGAAACAAACGCTGCGGGCGTTGCCACACCCCAGTACCTGAATTTGGTGAAAAGCCACGCCAGCACGTCGGCGAACGGGAAGGTCCGGTTAGCGCTCATTGGTACCGGCGGGATGGGCATCGGCGACACGCAGACGGCGCTGATGATCGACGGTGTGGAAATGGTAGCTGCCTGCGACCTGTATGACGGCCGGTTGCGCCGGGCCAAAGAGCTCTGGGGCGATGGCCTGACGGTGACCAAAGACTACCGTGAACTGCTGGAACGCAAAGACATTGACGCCGTTATCAACGCAACGACCGACCACTGGCACGAGAAGATTTCATCGGACGCCATGCGCAAGGGCAAGCACGTCTATTGCGAAAAGCCGATGGTTCAGAAGGTAGAAGACGGCCATACGCTCATCAAGGTTTCGGCCGAGACGGGGAAGGTCTTTCAGGTGGGCAGCCAGTTTGCGTCCTCCATAATCATTGCCAAAGCCAAAGAACTGCTCAAGGCGGGTGACATTGGCGAGCTGGTGTTTGCCGAAGCGCAGTATGACCGCCACAGCGCCATGGGTGCCTGGCAGTACTCCATTCCGCCCGATGCGTCGCCCCAAACGGTCGACTGGGATACCTACCTGGGTAGCGCGCCCAAGCGTCCCTGGGACCCGCTCCGTTTTTTCCGGTGGCGTAACTACCAGGATTACGGTACCGGTATTGCCGGCGACCTGTATGTCCACCTGCTCACGAGCCTGCACACCATTACCGGCTCAAAAGGCCCGAACCGCGTGTATTCGAGCGGAGGAACACGGTACTGGAAAGATGGCCGCGACGTACCCGATATTCAGCTGAGTATTTACGACTACCCGAAAACGGCCGAGCATCCCGAGTTCAACCTGACCACCCGGTCCAACTTCGTTGACGGTGGGGGCGGTGCCTATCTGGTTCGTCTGGTGGGTACTGAGGGCGATTTGTCTATCGGCTGGGACAGCCTGACTGTTCGCAAGAACAAGTTTCCCAAAGCACCGGGGATGTCGGTCGATAACTTCCCGAAAGACCAGAAGGAACTGTACATCGCGCAGTACAACAAGCTGTATCCGCCAACGTCGGAGATGGAAGGACCGAAGGAATTCAAGTACACGGTACCCAAAGACTACAAGGGTGACCGCTACGAACACTTCGTCAATTTCTTCAGCTCCGTTCGGGATAACAAGCCAAATATTGAAGATGCTACGTTTGGTCTTCGCGCCTGCGGACCTACTCAGTGTGGCAACATGAGCCTGGCCCAGAAGAAAGTGATGACCTGGGACCCGATCAAAATGAAGATCGGTAGCGCTACTTAG
- a CDS encoding DUF4097 family beta strand repeat-containing protein, with translation MKRDQFLLTLLCAGVCSFTALADNAPARKTISRDDTPYQVKTFSGNINAVRAETSGGSLTVEGGTDRNAKVEMYVRANNWNDKLDKEEIEERLKDYDITITQEGSTIVAMAKRRGNGMNWKRSLSISFTFYTPRAVSTDLRTSGGSIHLTELSGRQRFRTSGGSLHLEQVNGDINGQTSGGSIHLDRCTTKDQMDLQTSGGSIEAKSSSGNMRLHTSGGSIRLTDLKGDIDAQTSGGSVQGNDITGDIKAGTSGGSVRLADISGSVDASTSAGSVEVSIVKLGSYVRLSTSVGSIRVKMPLDKGMDLNLSGNRVNIPSSLAKFDGDIEKDRVRGRLNGGGIAVNISASNGSVYVNQ, from the coding sequence ATGAAACGCGACCAGTTTCTCCTGACCCTCCTCTGTGCCGGTGTATGCTCGTTCACGGCACTCGCTGATAATGCTCCCGCTCGTAAAACCATCAGCCGCGACGACACGCCATATCAGGTCAAAACATTTTCGGGCAACATCAACGCCGTTCGGGCCGAAACCTCGGGCGGCAGTTTAACCGTCGAAGGCGGTACCGACCGGAACGCCAAAGTTGAAATGTATGTCCGGGCCAACAACTGGAATGATAAACTCGACAAAGAAGAAATTGAAGAACGACTCAAGGACTATGATATCACCATTACGCAGGAAGGCAGCACGATTGTAGCGATGGCTAAACGCCGGGGCAACGGCATGAACTGGAAACGGTCGCTCAGCATCAGTTTTACGTTCTACACCCCGCGGGCCGTTTCTACCGATCTGCGCACCTCGGGCGGCAGCATTCACTTGACCGAACTGTCGGGCAGGCAGCGGTTCCGCACCAGTGGCGGCAGCCTGCACCTGGAACAAGTAAACGGCGATATTAACGGGCAAACCTCGGGCGGCAGCATTCACCTCGACCGGTGCACGACCAAAGACCAGATGGACCTGCAAACGTCGGGCGGCAGCATCGAAGCGAAGTCTTCGTCGGGCAACATGCGGCTCCACACCTCGGGCGGTAGCATCCGGCTCACCGATCTGAAGGGCGACATCGACGCGCAAACCAGCGGTGGCAGCGTACAGGGCAACGATATAACGGGCGATATCAAAGCCGGCACGTCGGGTGGGTCGGTGCGGCTGGCCGACATTTCGGGCAGCGTCGATGCCAGCACCAGCGCGGGCAGCGTGGAGGTGAGCATCGTGAAACTGGGGTCGTATGTTCGGCTCAGCACCAGCGTGGGCAGCATCCGGGTGAAGATGCCCCTCGACAAAGGCATGGATCTGAACCTAAGCGGCAACCGGGTCAATATCCCCTCATCGCTGGCTAAGTTCGACGGCGACATCGAGAAAGACCGCGTCCGCGGCCGGCTCAACGGGGGCGGTATTGCGGTTAATATATCGGCCAGCAACGGCAGCGTTTACGTAAACCAGTAA
- a CDS encoding sugar phosphate isomerase/epimerase family protein — translation MDKQPAGRRQFIKSVVALPLLVSLNNTSVGGLAAAGPPANRLKLSCNLYSFNEPLMSGQMTLDEVLTFCAGVGFDAVDPTAYYFPGYPALPDDSYVYQIRRNAFRLGLDISGTGVRNDFTLPDPVRRQAEVELVKKWVGFAAQLGAPVLRVFAGLGKELTPAHTREVVTGWLVDALRACTDYASQRGVMIVLQNHADYVQTADQVLDIVRRVKSDWLAVNLDVGSFKIGDPYAQIAQVAPYAATWQLKENLFVNGQEQETDLNRIMRIVRESGYKGYLPIETLGKGDPRLKVPAFYENVKKALAAAG, via the coding sequence ATGGACAAACAACCGGCAGGCCGCCGTCAGTTTATTAAATCGGTGGTGGCACTTCCGCTGTTGGTGAGTCTGAACAACACCTCAGTAGGCGGCCTGGCAGCCGCCGGCCCGCCGGCAAATCGCCTGAAACTGAGTTGTAATTTGTACTCGTTTAACGAGCCCCTGATGAGCGGCCAGATGACGCTCGATGAGGTGTTGACTTTCTGCGCCGGGGTGGGGTTCGACGCCGTAGATCCCACCGCCTATTACTTTCCCGGCTACCCCGCTTTGCCGGACGACAGCTACGTGTATCAGATCAGGCGAAATGCATTTCGCCTAGGGCTCGATATCAGTGGTACGGGTGTTCGCAATGATTTTACCCTGCCCGATCCCGTCCGCCGTCAGGCGGAGGTCGAACTGGTCAAGAAATGGGTGGGGTTTGCGGCTCAGCTGGGCGCACCCGTGCTCCGCGTTTTTGCCGGGTTAGGCAAGGAACTAACCCCGGCTCATACGCGGGAGGTAGTTACGGGTTGGCTGGTTGATGCCCTTCGTGCCTGTACTGACTACGCATCCCAACGGGGGGTGATGATCGTGCTGCAAAATCACGCCGACTACGTTCAGACGGCCGATCAGGTGCTGGACATTGTGCGCCGGGTCAAGTCCGACTGGCTGGCCGTTAACCTCGATGTCGGTAGCTTCAAAATCGGTGATCCCTACGCGCAAATTGCCCAGGTTGCCCCCTACGCGGCTACGTGGCAGCTCAAGGAAAATCTGTTCGTAAATGGGCAAGAGCAGGAAACGGACCTGAACCGGATTATGCGTATCGTCCGCGAATCCGGCTATAAAGGCTATCTGCCCATCGAAACACTGGGCAAAGGCGACCCCCGCCTGAAAGTGCCTGCTTTTTACGAAAACGTGAAAAAGGCGCTGGCCGCAGCGGGTTAG
- a CDS encoding NAD-dependent epimerase/dehydratase family protein gives MAIKAIITGATGMVGEGVLHECLQHPDVEQVLVINRKPGGVTHPKLREIIHTDFLNLTAIESQLTGYNACFFCLGVSSVGMKEPEYRRLTYDLTLYVAQTLARLNPDMTFNYVSGAATDSTEQGNSMWARVKGATENALLRLPFKKAYMFRPGFMKPTEGLKNTLVYYKYIAWLYPIGRALYPAGFSTLRELALAMINSVRVGYEKPILEVKDIVKLAKQ, from the coding sequence ATGGCAATCAAAGCAATTATTACCGGGGCCACCGGCATGGTTGGCGAAGGTGTCCTGCACGAATGTTTACAACACCCTGATGTCGAGCAGGTACTCGTGATCAACCGAAAACCCGGCGGAGTAACGCACCCGAAGCTGCGCGAGATCATCCATACCGATTTCCTGAACCTGACCGCAATCGAATCCCAACTGACGGGGTACAACGCCTGCTTTTTCTGTCTGGGCGTATCGTCGGTAGGTATGAAAGAACCGGAGTACCGGCGGCTTACCTACGACCTTACTCTTTACGTAGCCCAGACGCTGGCGAGACTCAACCCCGATATGACGTTCAACTACGTCTCGGGCGCGGCTACCGACAGCACCGAGCAAGGCAACAGTATGTGGGCCCGCGTTAAGGGTGCCACCGAGAATGCGCTCCTGCGGCTGCCGTTCAAAAAGGCCTACATGTTTCGACCGGGATTCATGAAACCCACCGAAGGGCTGAAGAATACCCTCGTCTACTACAAATACATAGCCTGGCTCTACCCCATCGGCCGCGCCCTGTACCCCGCCGGTTTTTCAACCCTGCGGGAACTGGCCCTGGCCATGATCAATTCAGTACGGGTAGGCTACGAAAAACCGATTCTGGAAGTAAAAGACATCGTCAAACTGGCGAAGCAGTAA